One genomic region from Frateuria soli encodes:
- a CDS encoding DksA/TraR family C4-type zinc finger protein, with protein MAIGWAGDGAVQDQIDATVKDAIKRARSKLPQGPSLSHCEECDAPIPEARRKAVPGVRLCVACQEALDKSQRAESGYNRRGSKDSQLR; from the coding sequence ATGGCGATCGGCTGGGCCGGCGACGGCGCCGTGCAGGATCAGATCGACGCGACCGTGAAGGACGCGATCAAGCGCGCGCGCAGCAAGCTTCCGCAGGGGCCGAGCCTGAGCCACTGCGAGGAGTGCGATGCGCCGATTCCCGAGGCGCGGCGCAAGGCCGTGCCCGGCGTTCGGCTGTGCGTGGCCTGCCAGGAGGCGCTGGACAAGTCGCAGCGCGCGGAAAGCGGCTACAACCGCCGCGGCAGCAAGGACAGCCAGCTGCGCTGA